From the genome of Eublepharis macularius isolate TG4126 chromosome 4, MPM_Emac_v1.0, whole genome shotgun sequence:
tgtctctccctctggaTCTCACTGGTTTCTCTCAGAAAGATGGAATGAGGGAGAGCCGCTCAGGGAGATGTCAGGAAGAGGCAGGTGTGAAGAGATGGAACAGCACAGAATGAAAATGGAAATAAAACAAGAAAGAGGGGATGAATCTACTGTTTCTCAGGATGGCGAGGTTTGTGAAATCGCAACCCCAGGAAAAACAAGCACAGGGAAGGAAATTAGTATGTGCCCtgtgtgtgggaaaagcttccgttgGAAATCAAGCCTTTATGCACACTGGAGAATTCACAAGGAGGAAAAACCATTCcagtgctcagagtgtggaaagagcttttgtcAGAAGGCCAACCTTATTAGACACCAAGGAgtgcatacaggggagaaaccattccAGTGCTCAGAATGCAGCAAGAGGTTTGGTCAGAGGGATAAACTGATTAGGCATCAAGGAATTCACACTGGGCAGAAACCATATCCATGCTTACAGTGTGGAAGGCGTTTTAGAGACAAAACCGATTTTACTTCCCATCAGaggatccacacaggagagaacccgtataaatgcttagagtgtggaaagagcttcattaAGAATTCCGACCTTACAAGGCACAAAAGAATCCACACGGGAGAGAAACCATATCGGTGCTCGGACTGCAGCATGGATTTTTGTTACAAATCGAGCTTTAAAGATCGTGAGAGACTGCATGTGGGAGAGgagccttataaatgcttggcgTGTGGAAAAAGCATCAACAAGAACTCAGACCTAACTAGACACCGAAGAATCAGCACAGGAGAAAACCCGTATCCAT
Proteins encoded in this window:
- the LOC129328713 gene encoding zinc finger protein 586-like isoform X2, producing MAEQGPAVLQAGKPCDAVEAGSSREFWGKTVQGPFAELASSFPEEERAPVDASQRLLFDGVSQEGNRETPTLGDGMALAMHIRLSLLCDGEEPSAVQPDQSLLAFEQVAVHFTEGEWALLDADQRALHREFVEENCQNVASLEGPLIRNLDLNCWQEDEAARFIQVPKEESPRSCMGSVSPSGSHWFLSERWNEGEPLREMSGRGRCEEMEQHRMKMEIKQERGDESTVSQDGEVCEIATPGKTSTGKEISMCPVCGKSFRWKSSLYAHWRIHKEEKPFQCSECGKSFCQKANLIRHQGVHTGEKPFQCSECSKRFGQRDKLIRHQGIHTGQKPYPCLQCGRRFRDKTDFTSHQRIHTGENPYKCLECGKSFIKNSDLTRHKRIHTGEKPYRCSDCSMDFCYKSSFKDRERLHVGEEPYKCLACGKSINKNSDLTRHRRISTGENPYPCSDSSMSFSQGGSLRSHQGLHTGEKPYKSLVYEKSFAQRINLSSHQRMHTKQDLNQCGIMVGVLD